The Sinobacterium caligoides DNA window TTTCAAACGATCAGAGAAAAGGTCTCCATCACCCTCCAACTTGGCGACCAACGGCGTAAAACCATCATCCCCTGTGTTGATGGAAAGCTGCCCTTTTAATAGGTCATCACTTTGATGCACCTCTAATGTGAGATTGCCAAGCTCCAGCTTACGCCCATTATTGGCCAACAACTGAATATGGCTATTTTTAATAGTCAGCTGCTGAGACTCATCTAACATCTCACGTAAAGTCGCCAAACCATCAGAACGCCCTTTTTTAGGCTGCCGCCCTGGTAGAAAGCCTGGTAACCCCCAACTACCGTCAGCACGCTGCTTCAGTACAACCTTTACGCCACTGAGAGATAATCGGTCGAAGATAGGCTGACCATGAGAGAGCGAGGCAAGCGCAGCAAACTGCACAGACAACTCATCAACAACCAGTACTTCCTGCTGACCTGCGTCATTTGCGCCGTATAATCTAAAGCCCTCGACGGTAATGCCCGGTGAAAAAGCCTGCCAGTTACCCGACAGACCGGCAAGATCTATCTTCAAGCCAGTATTATCCGCGACTTGCTCAATAATCCACTGGCGATAATCAGTTAACTTCGGCAGGTAGTAACGACCGAGGCTAACATAGGCAGCCAGCGCAACAATTAAGAAGAACAGCAGCACTTTAAAGGAGCGGTAGGTACCTCCAATAACACGTTTAACCACGTTTAATCACTGTCCTTAACTGAGCTTGAGCCGTCATAACAAAACCACATCATATTGCTCTTGCTGATAGGGCGCCTCAACTTGAAAACGAATACTGGCATCAATAAACTCCTCAAGATCGGCCACGCTAGCCGAATCTTCGTCGAGCAACCGATCAATCACCAATTGCGACGCTAAGACTAAAAAGTCTCGCTTATCATAGGCCCGCGCCTCTCGCAGTATCTCGCGAAAAATCTCATAGCAAACCGTCTCTGCCGACTTCACGTAACCACGTCCTTCACAGACAGGGCAGCTTGAACATAACACGTGCTCTAAGCTCTCACGAGTGCGCTTACGCGTCATCTGTACTAAGCCAAGATCAGAGACACTCGATATCGCAGTCTTAGCATGATCGCGTTCTAAGACCTTTTCCAACGCCCGCAATAATTGTCGGCGATGCTCTTCATCTTTCATATCGATAAAGTCAATGATGATCATACCACCGAGGTTGCGCACACGTAGCTGTCTCGCCAGCGAAGTCGCCGCCTCAAGGTTTGTCTTAAAGATGGTCTCTTCAAGGTTCCTGTGACCAACAAAAGCGCCTGTATTGACATCAACAGTCGTCATCGCCTCAGTTTGATCGATGATCAAATAACCGCCAGATTTAAGCTGCACCTTTCTACTCAGTGCTTTTTGTATCTCATCTTCAACACTATAAAGATCAAAAATTGGCCGCTCCCCCCGATAATGCTCCAGGCGGTCCAATACATCAGGGACAAAATCTTGGCAAAACGCAACGGCAGCAGCGTAGGTTTCAGTCGAGTCGATACGGATCCGCTCAACCTCTGTACGCACCATGTCAC harbors:
- the rng gene encoding ribonuclease G, producing MSEEILINVTPSETRAAVVENGVLQEVYIERAESRGIVGNIYCGKVVRVLPGMQAAFVDIGLERASFIHASDIVGRGLTTAERSDEPSIRDLVHDGQKLYVQVAKDPLGTKGARVTTQLSVSSRYLVYMPSSDHIGISQRIEDNDERNRLRDLVKDCLQEIDPEAKGGFIVRTVAEGVGDHEIRADIQFLYRLWGSLERRMPEAKVPSPIYEDLPLAIRVMRDMVRTEVERIRIDSTETYAAAVAFCQDFVPDVLDRLEHYRGERPIFDLYSVEDEIQKALSRKVQLKSGGYLIIDQTEAMTTVDVNTGAFVGHRNLEETIFKTNLEAATSLARQLRVRNLGGMIIIDFIDMKDEEHRRQLLRALEKVLERDHAKTAISSVSDLGLVQMTRKRTRESLEHVLCSSCPVCEGRGYVKSAETVCYEIFREILREARAYDKRDFLVLASQLVIDRLLDEDSASVADLEEFIDASIRFQVEAPYQQEQYDVVLL